A single Populus alba chromosome 7, ASM523922v2, whole genome shotgun sequence DNA region contains:
- the LOC118050544 gene encoding uncharacterized protein has protein sequence MPSSFTVSPCQDSQETNYLQTLLASARPFLRGELESIDKNLPSLISVLRSVGAGECWHKHGSFLDHLVDIYRILKIWKAPDSVCLCGLFHSAYSNSYVNLAIFDPNTGRDVVRNHVGEGAERLIHLFCIVPRQSLIHDDLLFKYSDIELVEHLKASELSLRNAEEKGLFNGEESWRKKLASLLPASGITVKHIKSGEDVLVTRRIVGVFLLMTMADFSDQLFGFQDLLFENFDGRLEFPGNNCGALWPGDGKPGLWINSISRMGAIYSLIVREEEIFIEERKRAGGFEVDRERDEDIELVLAPVFENCTQVLDAREQIVARDLYWEAVCDTSKGGLERSEELLLSSIEKNPFVGEPHVVLCQFYLTKGRFEEAEREAERGVTLLLEWGSPWDKRMSWEGWIAWSRVLLMKAKEKSWPQTAWGILNLGLVR, from the coding sequence ATGCCCTCATCATTCACTGTCTCACCATGTCAAGATTCCCAAGAAACCAACTACCTGCAAACCCTTTTGGCCTCAGCTCGTCCTTTCCTTAGAGGAGAGCTAGAATCCATTGACAAGAACTTGCCTTCCCTCATTTCTGTGCTACGTTCTGTTGGTGCTGGTGAATGCTGGCACAAACATGGTAGCTTTCTTGATCACCTAGTTGACATTTACCGTATTCTCAAGATATGGAAAGCCCCTGACTCTGTCTGTCTCTGTGGCCTTTTCCATTCTGCCTATTCCAATTCTTATGTCAATCTTGCTATCTTTGATCCTAACACCGGTCGAGATGTTGTTCGCAACCATGTTGGTGAGGGTGCTGAAAGGTTGATTCACTTGTTTTGTATTGTCCCTCGCCAATCATTGATCCATGATGATCTGTTGTTCAAGTATTCTGATATAGAACTTGTTGAACACCTTAAAGCTTCTGAGTTGTCACTGAGGAATGCAGAAGAGAAGGGTTTGTTCAATGGAGAGGAGTCTTGGAGGAAGAAACTGGCTTCTCTTTTGCCTGCCAGTGGGATAACGGTGAAGCATATAAAGAGTGGAGAAGATGTTTTAGTGACCAGAAGAATCGTGGGTGTTTTTCTCTTGATGACCATGGCTGATTTTAGTGATCAACTTTTTGGTTTTCAAGATTTGTTGTTTGAAAACTTTGATGGTCGTCTTGAGTTTCCAGGGAATAATTGTGGTGCTTTGTGGCCTGGAGATGGCAAGCCAGGGCTATGGATCAATTCAATATCAAGGATGGGTGCAATCTACTCTTTGATTGTGAGAGAGGAAGAGATTTTTATTGAAGAGAGGAAGAGGGCTGGTGGTTTTGAAGTtgacagagagagagatgaagatATAGAGCTTGTGTTGGCACCAGTTTTTGAGAATTGTACTCAAGTTTTGGATGCAAGAGAGCAGATAGTGGCAAGGGACTTGTATTGGGAAGCTGTTTGTGATACCTCCAAGGGAGGGTTGGAGAGGTCTGAGGAGTTGTTGTTGAGCAGCATTGAGAAGAACCCTTTCGTCGGTGAGCCTCATGTGGTCTTGTGTCAATTTTATTTGACAAAGGGGAGGTTTGAGGAGGCCGAGAGAGAAGCTGAGAGAGGGGTCACACTCTTGTTAGAGTGGGGCAGTCCTTGGGATAAGAGGATGTCTTGGGAAGGATGGATTGCTTGGTCCAGGGTCTTGTTGATGAAAGCTAAAGAGAAGTCATGGCCGCAGACAGCTTGGGGCATCCTTAATTTAGGGCTTGTGAGGTAA
- the LOC118050543 gene encoding uncharacterized protein, producing MLRLFPFSRFNTRSFLVTALPLSASLSSPNTVRSMSSSSSTATMHSPPVAKKVEHKMEMFGDVRVDNYYWLRDDSRTNPEVLSYLQQENAYTDSVMSGTKQFEDQLFKEIRGRIKEDDISAPYRKGPYYYYTRNLEGKEYVQRCRRLIPNYNTTPCSVHDTMPTGPDDPPEHVILDENVKAQEHGFYSIQAFKVSPNHKLVAYAEDTKGDEIYSVHVIDAETGAPVGKPLTSVTSDVEWANDDTLVYITMDEILRPDKVWLHKLGADQSSDICLYHEKDDTFSIGLQKSESQKFLFVGSESKITSFIFFIDASKPEDGLKVLTPRVVGIDTRASHRGNHFFIIKRSEEFFNSELLACPVDDVSVTTVLIPHRERIKIQDTHLFANHLAVYERENGLPKVTVYRLPAVDEPLTSLEDGRAIDFIDPVYTVDPAPSEFNSSVLRFSYSSLRMPDSVYDYDMNTGTSVVKKIETVLGGFDASEYFTERKWATASDGTQVPMSIVYKKNLVNLDGSDPLLLYGYGSYEVCIDPWFKASRLSILDRGFIFAIAHIRGGGEMGRQWYENGKCLKKKNTFTDFIACAEYLIEQRYCSKEKLCIEGRSAGGLLMGSVLNMRPDLFKVAFAGVPFVDALTTMLDPTIPLTTSEWEEWGDPRKEEFYHYMKSYSPVDNVKAQNYPHILVTAGLHDPRVMYSEPAKFVAKLRETKTDNNILLLKCEFGAGHSSKSGRFEKLQEQAFIYAFILKALDMIPELSSSL from the exons ATGTTGcgtctttttcctttttcccgtTTTAACACTCGCAGCTTTCTTGTCACTGCACTTCCACTCTCTGCTTCCCTTTCATCTCCTAACACCGTAAGATCAATGTCCTCTTCCTCATCAACGGCTACGATGCATTCTCCACCGGTTGCAAAGAAGGTCGAGCACAAGATGGAGATGTTTGGTGACGTTAGGGTGGACAATTACTATTGGCTTCGTGATGATTCACGAACCAATCCTGAGGTTCTTTCTTATCTTCAACAAGAGAATGCCTACACGGATTCTGTTATGTCTG GAACCAAGCAATTTGAGGATCAGCTATTCAAAGAAATACGAGGGAGAATCAAAGAGGATGATATATCAGCGCCTTATAGAAAAGGGCCTTACTATTACTATACAAGGAATTTGGAGGGAAAGGAGTATGTTCAGCGTTGCCGCCGGCTTATACCCAATTACAACACAACACCATGTTCTGTCCATGATACAATGCCAACTGGACCTGATGATCCTCCAGAGCATGTTATTCTTGATGAGAACGTTAAAGCCCAAGAGCATGGATTTTACAGCATTCAGGCTTTCAAA GTTAGTCCAAATCATAAGTTGGTTGCATATGCTGAAGACACAAAAGGTGATGAAATTTATAGTGTTCATGTCATCGATGCAGAGACTGGAGCTCCTGTAGGGAAGCCTCTGACAAGTGTAACATCTGATGTTGAGTGGGCCAACGATGACACTTTGGTTTATATAACAATGGACGAGATCCTTCGGCCTGATAAG GTGTGGTTACATAAGCTGGGAGCGGACCAATCAAGTGATATTTGCCTTTATCATGAGAAGGATGATACATTTTCTATTGGTCTTCAAAAATCAGAGAgtcaaaaatttttgtttgtggGGTCTGAAAGCAAAATTAcgagttttatcttttttattgatgCTTCCAAACCCGAGGATGGTCTTAAGGTTTTGACTCCTCGTGTTGTTGGGATTGATACCCGGGCCAGCCATCGTGGAAATCATTtctttattataaaaagaagtGAAGAGTTTTTCAATTCAGAATTACTAGCCTGCCCAGTGGATGACGTGTCTGTAACAACAGTTCTTATTCCTCACAGAGAAAG AATAAAAATTCAGGATACCCATCTTTTTGCCAACCACCTTGCTGTATATGAGCGTGAAAATGGTTTGCCCAAGGTAACCGTATATCGCCTGCCAGCTGTTGATGAGCCACTTACAAGCCTTGAAGATGGCCGGGCTATTGACTTTATCGACCCTGTATATACAGTGGATCCAGCACCATCAGAATTTAATTCTAGCGTTTTGAGATTTTCTTACAGCTCATTGAGAATGCCTGACTCTGTGTACGACTATGATATGAACACGGGCACTTCTGTTGTTAAGAAAATTGAGACA GTCTTGGGAGGCTTTGATGCATCTGAGTATTTTACTGAAAGGAAATGGGCCACTGCTTCTGATGGCACTCAGGTCCCTATGTCAATTGTCTATAAGAAGAATCTTGTGAACCTTGATGGATCTGATCCATTACTTCTGTACGGATATGGTTCATATGAG GTATGCATAGATCCCTGGTTCAAGGCATCAAGATTATCTATATTAGATCGTGGTTTTATATTTGCCATTGCTCACATTCGTGGAGGTGGTGAAATGGGAAGACAGTGGTATGAGAATGGGAAGtgcttaaagaaaaagaatacttTCACAGATTTTATTGCCTGTGCGGAGTATTTAATAGAACAGAGGTACTGTTCAAAGGAAAAACTGTGCATTGAAGGAAGGAGTGCAGGGGGGTTGCTTATGGGCTCTGTTCTTAACATGAGGCCTGATTTGTTTAAGGTTGCTTTTGCCGGAGTACCTTTTGTAGATGCTTTGACGACAATGCTTGATCCAACTATCCCCCTTACAACTTCAGAGTGGGAG GAATGGGGAGACCCTCGGAAGGAGGAGTTTTACCACTATATGAAGTCATATTCTCCTGTTGATAAT GTTAAGGCTCAAAATTATCCTCATATTCTTGTTACAGCTGGCTTACATG ATCCTCGTGTTATGTACTCGGAACCTGCCAAGTTTGTGGCGAAGCTAAGGGAGACCAAAACTGACAATAACATACTACTGCTGAAATGTGAATTTGGTGCTGGACATTCATCGAAGTCAGGAAG ATTTGAGAAGCTTCAAGAACAAGCATTCATATATGCTTTCATTTTGAAAGCACTAGATATGATTCCTGAACTTAGCTCTAGCCTCTAA
- the LOC118050542 gene encoding THO complex subunit 6 isoform X2: MFGDAANWNEDAYKESILKDREIQTLTVFRTAWPPSSNPNPNTIVLASSDGSLTSYSISEIPLGFSDSRAPQVKPNAFLQGHDGPAYDVKFYGNAEEDALLLSCGDDGRIRGWRWEEFMQSQVPVALQGNHIEPIVDMVNPQHKGPWGALSPIPENNAIAVDTQGGSIFSAAGDSCAYCWDVETCKIKMCFKGHLDYLYCIVARNSANQIITGSEDGSARLWDCRSGKCIQVIDSVKDEKFKGFSSPVSCVALDASESWLILAVGAEPVMSRFDINGAVLSQIPSAPQSAFSVSVHPSGVTAVGGYGGLVDIISQFGSHYRTFHCQCV; encoded by the exons ATGTTTGGAGACGCAGCGAACTGGAATGAGGATGCATACAAAGAGAGCATTCTAAAAGATCGAGAAATCCAAACCCTAACTGTCTTTAGAACTGCGTGGCCACCATCTTCAAACCCTAACCCCAACACTATCGTCCTCGCCTCCAGCGACGGCTCACTCACCTCTTACTCCATCTCCGAAATT CCATTGGGTTTTAGTGATTCAAGGGCACCACA ggttaaacCTAATGCATTCCTTCAAGGACATGACGGACCTGCCTATGATGTCAAATTTTATGGCAATGCTGAAGAAGATGCTTTGTTACTgag CTGTGGTGATGATGGTCGAATTCGAGGATGGAGGTGGGAGGAATTTATGCAATCTCAGGTGCCTGTTGCTTTGCAAG GAAATCACATAGAGCCGATAGTTGATATGGTGAATCCCCAGCACAA GGGTCCTTGGGGTGCTCTATCCCCAATTCCAGAAAACAATGCCATTGCAGTGGATACCCAG GGGGGTTCCATTTTCTCAGCTGCCGGGGATTCTTGTGCATATTGTTGGGATGTG GAAACTTGTAAGATCAAAATGTGTTTTAAGGGACACTTGGACTACTTGTATTGTATAGTTGCTCGTAACTCCGCTAATCAG ATCATAACTGGTTCAGAGGATGGTTCTGCAAGACTTTGGG ATTGCAGAAGTGGAAAGTGTATCCAGGTAATTGATTCAGTGAAGGATGAGAAGTTCAAAGGATTTTCCTCACCTGTCAGCTGTGTTGCTCTTGATGCAAGTGAGAGCTGGTTG ATTCTAGCTGTCGGAGCAGAGCCTGTAATGAGTCGTTTTGACATAAATGGGGCAGTTCTTTCTCAAATACCATCTGCTCCTCAATCAGCATTCTCTGTTTCTGTACACCCATCAGGG GTGACTGCAGTTGGAGGTTATGGAGGTCTTGTAGATATCATCTCTCAGTTCGGAAGCCACTATCGCACTTTCCACTGCCAATGCGtctga
- the LOC118050542 gene encoding THO complex subunit 6 isoform X1 produces the protein MFGDAANWNEDAYKESILKDREIQTLTVFRTAWPPSSNPNPNTIVLASSDGSLTSYSISEIPLGFSDSRAPQVKPNAFLQGHDGPAYDVKFYGNAEEDALLLSCGDDGRIRGWRWEEFMQSQVPVALQGNHIEPIVDMVNPQHKGPWGALSPIPENNAIAVDTQGGSIFSAAGDSCAYCWDVETCKIKMCFKGHLDYLYCIVARNSANQIITGSEDGSARLWDCRSGKCIQVIDSVKDEKFKGFSSPVSCVALDASESWLACGSGRSLSVWNLPASECVSRMCTRASIQDVIFSDNQILAVGAEPVMSRFDINGAVLSQIPSAPQSAFSVSVHPSGVTAVGGYGGLVDIISQFGSHYRTFHCQCV, from the exons ATGTTTGGAGACGCAGCGAACTGGAATGAGGATGCATACAAAGAGAGCATTCTAAAAGATCGAGAAATCCAAACCCTAACTGTCTTTAGAACTGCGTGGCCACCATCTTCAAACCCTAACCCCAACACTATCGTCCTCGCCTCCAGCGACGGCTCACTCACCTCTTACTCCATCTCCGAAATT CCATTGGGTTTTAGTGATTCAAGGGCACCACA ggttaaacCTAATGCATTCCTTCAAGGACATGACGGACCTGCCTATGATGTCAAATTTTATGGCAATGCTGAAGAAGATGCTTTGTTACTgag CTGTGGTGATGATGGTCGAATTCGAGGATGGAGGTGGGAGGAATTTATGCAATCTCAGGTGCCTGTTGCTTTGCAAG GAAATCACATAGAGCCGATAGTTGATATGGTGAATCCCCAGCACAA GGGTCCTTGGGGTGCTCTATCCCCAATTCCAGAAAACAATGCCATTGCAGTGGATACCCAG GGGGGTTCCATTTTCTCAGCTGCCGGGGATTCTTGTGCATATTGTTGGGATGTG GAAACTTGTAAGATCAAAATGTGTTTTAAGGGACACTTGGACTACTTGTATTGTATAGTTGCTCGTAACTCCGCTAATCAG ATCATAACTGGTTCAGAGGATGGTTCTGCAAGACTTTGGG ATTGCAGAAGTGGAAAGTGTATCCAGGTAATTGATTCAGTGAAGGATGAGAAGTTCAAAGGATTTTCCTCACCTGTCAGCTGTGTTGCTCTTGATGCAAGTGAGAGCTGGTTG GCTTGTGGCAGTGGTCGGAGTTTATCGGTCTGGAATCTTCCTGCTTCTGAATGTGTTTCAAGGATGTGCACTCGTGCATCCATACAGGATGTAATATTTAGTGACAATCAA ATTCTAGCTGTCGGAGCAGAGCCTGTAATGAGTCGTTTTGACATAAATGGGGCAGTTCTTTCTCAAATACCATCTGCTCCTCAATCAGCATTCTCTGTTTCTGTACACCCATCAGGG GTGACTGCAGTTGGAGGTTATGGAGGTCTTGTAGATATCATCTCTCAGTTCGGAAGCCACTATCGCACTTTCCACTGCCAATGCGtctga
- the LOC140955762 gene encoding uncharacterized protein — MGSVVSQAANGIGGVVGNAFAVPIKTIFGVSCEDVCSGPWDLICFIEHLCVSDLLKLLMIFALSYLTLMFFYLLFKIGVCQCIGKSLCKMCWAACETYWFALEDIACFLWHKLKNTKRVNRRRRFRDIEAGYTSSSETDFSEDYHHLGRKRKSAMERRKVRSRSWRSLHPSSRFGGRNNNHQQHHQHHVRLKTREISVHVKGGSRRPRNSRQFQLARLRNPRRNMGMFKRKRLR, encoded by the exons ATGGGGTCTGTCGTTAGTCAAGCTGCTAATGGAATTGGAGGTGTTGTTGGAAATGCTTTTGCAGTTCCGATCAAGACTATATTCGGCGTTTCATGCGA GGATGTTTGTTCAGGACCATGGGACTTAATTTGTTTCATCGAACACTTATGCGTCTCCGATCTGTTGAAACTGTTGATGATATTTGCCCTCTCCTACTTGA CTTTGATGTTCTTCTACCTACTGTTCAAGATTGGGGTTTGCCAATGCATAGGAAAAAGCCTTTGCAAGATGTGTTGGGCTGCATGCGAGACATACTGGTTTGCTTTAGAAGATATAGCCTGTTTCTTATGGCACAAGTTGAAGAACACAAAGCGGGTGAATAGACGCCGACGATTCCGAGACATCGAAGCTGGCTACACTTCAAGTTCAGAAACTGATTTTTCAGAAGATTATCATCATTTGGGTAGAAAACGCAAGTCAGCAATGGAAAGAAGAAAAGTCCGCTCGCGGTCTTGGAGGTCTCTCCATCCTTCAAGCAGGTTTGGCGGTCGAAATAACAACCATCAGCAGCACCATCAACACCATGTCAGGTTGAAGACTAGGGAAATCTCTGTTCATGTCAAGGGTGGATCGCGAAGACCAAGGAATTCAAGACAGTTTCAGTTAGCTAGATTAAGAAATCCTCGAAGAAACATGGGAATGTTCAAAAGAAAGCGACTTAGATga